The following DNA comes from Candidatus Desulfatibia profunda.
CGATCATAAAATTCGGCTTTCACCTTGCCGGCATATTGCGTGTCGATGTCCTGGTCGTCTTTGCCCCAGCCTGGCCAGAAACCGCCGGGAGCCCGGACGTCCACTTTGGTACCGTCTTTTGAAACCGAATCCATGCCGCAAAAGCAGACGTGGAGCACATCAGGATCGTTTAAGATCAAATCACGGGTGCCGTCACCATGATGGGCGTCCGTATCCAGAATGGCAAAACGCCGGATGTTATGGATCTCCCGCAAGTAAGTGATGGCGATGACCACGTCGTTAAAACAGCAGAAACCGCCAAAGTAATCTCGGCCTGAATGGTGGCCGCCGGCTCCAATCAGAGCAAAAGCATTGCCGATTTCCCCCGTGCAGATTTTTTCTCCGGCCAGCACCACGCCGCCGGCAGAATGCCAGGCGGTTGAGCACAGCGTATCAGCCTCAACCCCCCGGATAAGTTCCGGCGTGTGAACTTTCAGAATCCACTCTTCCTCAATCGGCGGTGATTCATAAAGGATAACGTTGTCGCGGGCCAAGAGATGCTCAATGGCTCCGGGAAAATCCTCCAGCCGGGCGCCGCGGGTAAGATAACTCCTGCGGCTGAAGCTGGGATGATAGAACACGCCGGTTTTTTTCATAATGACCTTCGCAGCCACCAAGACACAACGACACGAAGTTCATAATATGATTAATTTTTCTTCTTCGTGCCTTTGTGCCTTAGTACACATCTTCTTAAATACGGTAACGTAACGCCACATGAATCTCACCTTCGTGTCCTTCGTGCTCTTCGTGGTTGGATACGCCCTTTTCTACCACGAAGAACACGAAGAGCACGAAGATTTTGTAGCACGGGAATACGTGATCGAACTTATGAAATCCCGCACTTAGTGGCTGAATAGTGACATTGCCTTTTAATTTTATGTGTTAAAAATCGGCCAGGGGCGTTTTCCCCAGCACCTTGAGATAGGAAGTGTCATTCAGAAAAGAGACGGTCCACTGCTCGTTTTTATAAACAAACAGGTTGGTGCTGGCGGTATCCTGTTGAATGCGCCAAAAGTGACTGTTGTCCAGGCCCAAAAGGGCACAGCAGATCACCTTGTTCGGCACTCGGTGGGCCACCAGGACAATAGTTTCTTGCCGGTGTTTGGCCACAAGATTCTCAATGGCACCCAGGGTTCGCAAGCGCACCTCATTCAGGGTCTCCCCATTGGGGAAGCGAACCTTGTGCGGTTCGTGCAGCCAGAGCGCATACAGCTCCGGAAATTTCTCCCGGACTTTTTGAAGGCTTACGCCTTCCCAGTCGCCATAGCTGATATCAATAATGGCTTCCAGCGGCGTCACCGGCAGACTATGGAACTTTGCTATATTTTCAGCAGTCTCCATTGAACGGGACAGGGGGCTGCTGTAAACGGCATGAATGGTTTGGTCCTTGAGAGCCTCGCCGGACAGATGGACTTCCTTTTTTCCGGTCTCATCCAAAGGGATATCCATGCGTCCGCGAAAGACCTCCTCCAGATTCCAGGCTGTCTGGCCATGGCGCACTACATATACGTTAGTCATGTTAGGTGCCTCCACAGGGATAAAGTTCAAATACCCGAATCCAAATTAACCGAAAACAAAAAAAGTGCCTAAAATTTAAAGTGAACTAAAGTGAGCTAAAGTTGCTGAATCCCGCCGGAGGCGGGCAAAGCCAATTTTAAACTCGCCTCGGCGTAGCTTCCGCGCAGCCTGGGAATGATAGAATTCATTAACTTTAGGCACGTTAGATCACTTTAGGCACTTCTAACTTTTTATCTGAATTAGATGCCTTTGATTTGCTGGTGCAGTTCCCGCGTCTTCTCCACCCGGGCCCGGTCGCGGTCCTGCGCCAGGACCCGAACTTCTTCATTCGCGGCAAGCAATTCGGGATCTTGT
Coding sequences within:
- a CDS encoding histone deacetylase, with translation MKKTGVFYHPSFSRRSYLTRGARLEDFPGAIEHLLARDNVILYESPPIEEEWILKVHTPELIRGVEADTLCSTAWHSAGGVVLAGEKICTGEIGNAFALIGAGGHHSGRDYFGGFCCFNDVVIAITYLREIHNIRRFAILDTDAHHGDGTRDLILNDPDVLHVCFCGMDSVSKDGTKVDVRAPGGFWPGWGKDDQDIDTQYAGKVKAEFYDRAVAFKPDLIFWYFGFDTHKGDYGSLGLSGRCYQAIARFMLQAAAEITGGRLEVVLAGGSRTDIATAVIPPIIEILAT
- a CDS encoding histidine phosphatase family protein; the protein is MTNVYVVRHGQTAWNLEEVFRGRMDIPLDETGKKEVHLSGEALKDQTIHAVYSSPLSRSMETAENIAKFHSLPVTPLEAIIDISYGDWEGVSLQKVREKFPELYALWLHEPHKVRFPNGETLNEVRLRTLGAIENLVAKHRQETIVLVAHRVPNKVICCALLGLDNSHFWRIQQDTASTNLFVYKNEQWTVSFLNDTSYLKVLGKTPLADF